From the genome of Cryptococcus depauperatus CBS 7841 chromosome 1, complete sequence, one region includes:
- a CDS encoding cation transport regulator-like protein codes for MARSYSNHPPTRWNNVGLLVQPFANLIEPGYVKGVVRRFAQSSNDHRGTPESPGRVVTVVESRDWHELEGIQLNEGEVLQEDCVWGIAYRIDSEKEDEVRSYMEYREKNGYTRHEIPVYTHTTDKKQEQVVVEKAEIWIGKLSDPAFVGYEPMEDVARIIAEREGPSGKNSDYLYKLAKSIRELYPNVMDDYLFKLETLVRGLDLNGN; via the exons ATGGCTCGCTCATATTCAAACCACC CCCCCACACGGTGGAACAACGTAGGTCTGTTGGTTCAACCTTTTGCTAATTTGATAGAGCCTGGCTATGTCAAAGGCGTAGTCAGACGCTTCGCGCAGAGCTCAAATGATCACAGAGGAACCCCAGAGAGCCCAGGAAGAGTCGTTACTGTTGTCGAAAGCAGAGATTGGCACGAATTAGAGGGTATT CAATTGAATGAAGGGGAAGTGCTGCAAGAAGACTGCGTCTGGGGTATAGCGTACAGGATAGATAGTGAAAAAGAGGACGAAGTTAGAAGCTATATGG AGTATCGCGAAAAG AATGGTTACACCAGGCATGAAATCCCCGTTTATACTCATACTACGgacaagaaacaagaacaAGTTGTTGTCGAGAAG GCTGAAATTTGGATTGGCAAGCTTTCCGATCCGGCATTTG TGGGTTACGAACCGATGGAAGATGTTGCAAGGATTATTGCAGAACGAGAAGGTCCATCTGGTAAAAACAGC GACTACTTGTACAAGCTCGCAAAGAGTATACGGGAATTATATCCAAATGTTATGGATGACTATCTCTTTAAACTCGAG ACACTTGTTAGGGGGCTCGACCTGAATGGCAACTAG